CATCATTCGTACAAGTCCTTTTCAAGAGTTTAAATTTTGGAAAATGTTGGAAGAGTCCAAAAGTGTAGAATAGGTGCATCTGGTGATTCACTAATCGGCAATCGCTAGTTTTTTTTTGTTGCTAATGCATCCTACCATGATGTTGAATTGTTGATAGTGTAATTGATAAAGCTGGATTATTTGCATTTAGCTTTCAGACAAAGTGTTATTGACCTTATGTACTTCCCTGTTGTAATGAAGCTCATAAAACCTCATTGATTAAATTGTGAACATTTGCAGGTCCAGCAACAAACAATTGAAGTTATTTCTTACATAGCAACTACTGCAACTAAATTTCCCAAAAAGTGTGTTGTCCTATGTCTTCTTGGTGAGTATCTTTTGGACTTTTTGATGGGGCTTGCAGATGTTTCTAGTGTCCCCCGACTCCCCTCTGTTTGTTGGAGGATGGAGAAGCTGAATATTCCCTATTTTATTTACCTAATCTCATTCCGTATAACGTTCCTCTGTGTTTCACAGGCTTAAGTGAAAGGGTAGCTGATATAAAAACCAGAGTGCAGGCAATGAAATGTTTAACTATATTTTCAGAAGCGGTGGGCCCAGGATTCATCTTTGATAGGGTATGCATTTCTTCTTTCATTTTTCGTTTCCCATATGCTTGGGTTTTACTCCATCTTAGTAAATTAAGTATAACAAGTTTAattttttcttagtttttttTACCTTCGTCTGAGGGACTTGCATTTTTGTATTGTAATTTGCTTCAGCTATACAAAGTCATGAAAGAGCATAAGAATCCAAAGGTCCTTAGTGAAGGTATTTCATGGATGGTTTCAGCAGTTGAGGACTTCGGTGTATCCTATTTGAATTTGAAGGTAATCTACCTTGTCCATGTGAATTTGAATCCTGATCTGATTATCTCTGAAACGTATTTTATGTGTTTCTCTTTTATTTTGAAGGCTTTAATTGATTTCTGCAAGGAGACTGGGCTCCAGTCAAGTGCTGCTGCAACTAGAAATGCCACTATCAAGTTAATTGGCATCTTGCATAAATTTGTTGGCCCAGGTGCAAATTAATTATCTCCGCTCTGTCAACTTGACGTAAAATTCTTTTTGGAAGGAATGAAGGATACTAATTCATTAAATGGCAGATATCAAAGGTTTTCTAACGGATGTTAAACCTGCTCTTCTTAGTACACTTGACGCAGAGTATGAGAAAAACCCATACGAGGTATAAGCATCTCATTTTATGCAACATTAATGTATCTTACTTGGTCTCCGATTGTTTAGTCTGGAACTTATTCTGCAGGGTCCTGCAGCACCTAAAAAAACAGTCAAAGCATCTGATTCATCAGCTACTCCTGCTGGCGGCGCAGATGGCCTCCCACGTGAAGATATCAGCAGCAAGATTACACCCACTTTGCTGAAAAATATTGAAAGTCCTGATTGGAAGGTAGTTTCTCAGTTCCTTTTGCCCCAACAGCTCTGTAACTTGTAATGAAATGAAAAAGGTAGCTAGGAAATTGTATCAGCATCTTTATCATAAGAATAGTTAAGCTGTAGATGTCACTGTGCTTCTTTCTATCCAGACCCGTCTTGAATCCATTGAGGCTGTACAAAAAATTTTGGAGGAGGCCAATAAGCGTATTCAACCGACAGGAACTGGTAAACTACTATGCTCTGCTTTTTACTCTGAAATACGTTTCTAGCTTCTGCACCTTCAGTTCGTTGTGTCTTTCTGTTTGGCACTTATCAGCTGCTTACTGTTCTGTCTTGGTAAACAGGGGAATTGTTTGGTGCGCTAAAAGGCCGTTTGTCTGATAGTAATAAGAAGTTGGTGATGGAAGCTTTGTCGACCATCGGCGGCATAGCATATGCCATGGGTCCTGCTGTTGAGAAGGCAAGCAAGGTATTGAGACTCTTGCTAGAGCTATTTAGTTACCTCTTAACTTTGTTTATTTTTTTCATCCACCAAATTAGTGTACTTCAAACTAATTTTGAATGATTAAATGTTTCAGGGGATTCTTTCTGATGTCCTGAAATGTCTCAGTGATAATAAAAAGCAAATGAGAGAATGTGTTTTGGCAAATTTAGACCTGTGGCATGCTGCTGCACATCTTGATAAAATGGTTTGTGTACAGTTTCGCTTGTCATTGCTGTTCAATTATAGGTTTAGTCACTGTAACTAAGAGATACTAATTGAGCTTTTTATGTACATGTAGATTCCCTACATCACTGCTGCTCTTTCAGAACCAAAACTTGGGGCAGAAGGGCGTAAAGATTTGTTTGATTGGTTGTCTAGGCAACTTTCTGCGCTAAATGACTTTCCTGATGCAGTACATCTACTCAAACCAGTTTCTGTTGCAATCACGGTATTCTTCAATCAACATTTcccttttttcctttttcctttgaAAACTTTTGGTCCTCTTTCTTCTCCCCCTTAGATGAAATATTTCTTATGCCTTCTCATTAATGTTTTTTTTCCTCTCTTGTTTAGGACAAGTCAGCTGATGTTCGGAAAGCAGCTGAAGCATGTCTTGGTGAAATTTTCAAGGCTTGTGGCCCAGAATTGGTGAATTGCTTAGCTCTGTCCGGGATACTATGCATTCGAGAATTCACAAGAATTAATACAAAAGTTGTTTTGTGGACCTAATATTGCATTGTTTGCCTGTAGGTGACCAAGAACCTCAGAGATATTCAAGGCCCGGCTTTTGCTCTAGTTGCGGAGAAATTGAAAGCTTATGGTGCTGTGCCGGGTGTGTCATTGTTTTTCTCGTTGTTAAGCGAGTAGCTTTGCTCTTACTATGTGCTAATTATTATATGGATATTTCTCTGTTAGATTTATATGATTCGACTCAGATATCTACTACGGCCTCGCTTCCAAAGAGCAATTCAAGGGTTGGCAAAGCTGCTTCAAATGCTCCTGGTGATCGGGCAACAAAGCATGGACCAAAATCTGTATCCTCGGTGTGTTTCTTGCCCTTAGTTTTCTTGTCTTCAGATTTTTTGAAGGCAACTGTGTGAAACTGATCCTTTTGATGGTAACAGAGATCTATTCAGACAAGGAGTTCAAGAGCAGAGTCAGTGATGTCTGTTCATGATATTTCCATACAGAATCAGCCGTTACTAAATGTGAAGGATTCAAACAAGGTATTATTTGCACACTGAAATACGATCCTTGTTTAATGGAGAGGCATTTTGTTTCATGCATCTCAATTTTCAGGAAGATCGGGAGAGAATGGTTGTTCGTCGTTTTAAATTTGAAGAACCACGTCTGGAGCAGATTCaagatcttgaggtttgtagtcGCTATCCTCATAGGTCAAGCAGTTAACATAAATCTCTGCTTTTTTgtaatttttcttgtttttcagAGTTGGGTTATGAGATATTTTAGGGAAGATTTGAGCAAAAGGCTCCTGAGTGCAGACTTTAAGAAGCAGGTGGATGGCATAGAAATGCTACATAGAGTAAGTTTCTTGCTATCAATTTTTTGTCTTCGTGTTCTTTGGGGTCTCGTTCTTACATGTTTAATATCTCTAACAGGCACTTCCCTCAGTTGGTAAAGATATTATTGAAGTTCTGGATATACTTTTGAGGTGGTTCGTATTGCGTATTTGTGAATCCAATACGACGTGCTTATTGAAGGTATCCGTGTAATTCTAGTTAGTTCTTTTTTACCCTGGCCCATTGGCCCCTATCATTCAGAGGTGCCATTGGGCTGTGGCGTATTTATAACAATTTTGTAAGGGCAGGTGCTGGAATTTCTTCCCGAGCTTCTTGAGGTTATGAAGAGTGAGGGCTATGCATTGACTGAAGCAGAGGCAGCTATTTTCCTTCCGTGCTTCGTAGAAAAGGTTTCTTTACTTTCTCAGATACAAGATGCTTTAACACTTTGTGGTTGCATGGATTCTCACTTCGTATTTTATGCTTTGTCTTTGTGGTTCCGATCTTTCAAACCTACTATATACACCTGTGTTGATTTATTCTGACTTCTTATTTGCTGTAGTCCGGCCATAACATTGAAAAATTACGGGAGAAGATGCGGGAACTGACCAAACGAATCATTAGTGTATATTCAGCAGCAAAACTTTTCCCTTATGTGGTCGAGGGTTTACGTTCGAAAAATAACCGAACACGAATAGAGTGTGCTGATCTTGTCGGTTTCCTTCTTGAACATCATGGATCAGAGGTTAGTTAGGGAGATCAATGCTGTTAGAGAAACTTTAACTATCACAGTTTGGACTATACTGATATCTTTCTGACATCTTTTCCTCAGATAAGTGGGCAGTTGAAAAGCTTGCAGATTGTTGCTAGTTTAACAGCTGAACGGGATGGTGAAATTCGGAAAGCCGCTTTGAACAGTCTAGCTACTGGTTACAAGATTTTAGGTATCATGTTAAAACCAATGACATTTTAATGCTTTTTGCCCTTTTACTGCAAACATAATTCCTTTCTTTTCTGTATCGCTTCAAACATTCTTTAGCCCATGCTATTGTTCTTCTTGAACTGTTTTGGCAGATGAATACATTCGAAATGACTTTGTGTTTGCATTTGAATTTTAGTAATAATGTAATGGTTAGTTAACAAAGATGGTTGTATTTGAGGAGAAATAGTTAGACGTGATATCTTATGTTAATGAAACTAACGTGGAAAGTTGGCCAATGCTAATGTCATTGGGAAGGTGAAATTTGTTTTGTTGCGTTCCTTCTAGTTGCCAAGCGGGAAATATTTGCTGTTTGACATGGTTTCTCACTTATATAGGTGAGGATGTTTGGAGATTTGTAGGGAAGCTCACAGATGCACAAAGAAGTATGATAGATGAAAAATTTAAATCAAAGGTACCATCTGGTAACGTAATTGTAGTTTGCTTTTCCTGTTGTTTCAACTCATTAAATGTTTAAATCCTCTGTTTAGGCTCGGGACATGGACAGAAGGAAAGAGGGGAGGCCTGGAGACACAAGGGCAGCTTTACGTCGTTCAGTTAGGGATAATGGGTGAGGGCCTAGCTGACTAATGTTTTTACTCTTTTTAGTTGTCCCTATATAGTCTTGTGCACTTTCCATTTGAGTTCAATTATCTACCACGCATGGTTACCAGATTCGCTTTGAATATGCCCTtaccgattcgcgattcgctcTTTTAGAATGTATGTTATATGTATTTTCTTATGAcagaattcgcttttaacgattCACGATTCGTAAGGTACCAAGCGAATCCGGTAACCATGTTACCGCGTCtctatttttcattattttttaatGTTGTATACCATGTAAACTACAACTAAGAAGATCAAAACGAGATGAAAGGAGTATTAGGTTTTTCTGGATGTCTGGCTTTTAAATTGGTGTTTGGActctttttttctcctgtttttttgaAAGCGGAGCAATGTTTGACTTTATTCTGGACAAAGCGAGTATCAATAACTTTCATATAAGAAAGTACTGTTCAATCACTTATTTTGACTCTGGAGAAAATAAACTCGTTTACCTTGTAACCGATTCAGAAATAAATTTTATCTTAGTTTGAAAATTTGAGTGCCCACTTTGAGTGCCCACATACTCTGTGAGAGGAAGTGGTGAGGCAAGGCTataatttgtttgtttgttttaattttttttattattatttttgtcgactttttccatatttccaatggagccaaagactcattactcttgGTTATGaattataatggaataaatcaaaatggctcactaaagtggctgcgcttctttcttttgtgaagtagcggtccttcgatgcagttctcgacgcaatttccatcttgggtcattcggaaacagcctctttgtgttgctaacacaagggtaaggctgcgtacatccgacccccccttaccccgctatttgcgggagccattgaggcactgggataatgttgttgttgtattatttTTGTCGACTCTATGTATTGTAGTTCTCTGTGCCATCGGGTATTAGTTTGTCATGTTCAAGTTGCCATCTTGTGCATCTTTGTCATTTGGCATGATTGGTATTCTACTATTCTTTCACGTTTTGGATTGTTGCTGAAAATTGTTCTTTCTCTTGCTTTCCCCGTTTGTAATTACACAGGATTGATGTTGCTGAACAGAGTGGAGAAGTTTCAAGATCAATTGCTGGCCCAGTTTTTGCTGGGTATCTTGTTATCCTTCTATTCTTTCCTGTCAGATTTAgctatttattattttttttttatatgttcTACTGTACTCAAGTATCAGTTTAACTTCAGATAATATAATCATAACTTGTTGTTTCCAGAGAAAGCTACACTCACCCTGATCTTCACATTGAGAGAAGTCAATTGCCTAGAGCAGTTGCGGGTGTTAGCTGTCCAACAAACTGGAACGAAGCTCTTGATATTATCGCATATGGGACTCCAGAGCAGGTATAATGTTGGACTGTGTAATAACAATGCTTGCTACATCTATTATTCCTTGTGTAAAGACCCTtgatttttttttcataaaatgcGTGACTGCGTGAGCTCCAATGTTGTTGCAAGTTTACAACGACGACATAGCCTTAGGGTTTGTTTGGATGGAGCGATTTAGAGGAAGAGGGAGGGAAACAATTTTCCTTGTTTGGATGGCAAAATGGGTTGGAAGGGGATGGAGGGGGAAATCAAGGGATCCGTATTCCTTCATAGGAAATATTTGGAGCGGAAAACTCACTTGCTCAATTTTGCATTCCCTGACTCCCCTTTCCTCCTAAATCTCGGGGTCAGCTAAACCCCTTCCTCTCTTTCACTCTCCTTGAGTGTATCTTGATGTGCCTTATAATGTTTGTGGACTTGTGGTTTTGTTTGCTGTTTTCTATCACATTAATTCTCATTCGTACTGCCTTTTCCAAGTTTTATTTTTCTGAATGCTTATTCTTATTTGCATGTATTGTGCATGAGAGAGAAGCGGTTTCGAATGCCCTACTTTTCCTCATTTTTGTGTCTATCTAATTTTATCTCATTCATATTTTTTTGCATGCAGTCTGTGGAAGGAATGAAATTTGTCTGCCACGAGTTGTTGGCTCAGGCAACAAATGATCCCGAAGGAAGTGCGATAGATGACATAGTCAAAGATGCTGACCGGCTTGTCTCAATCTTAGCCATTAAGGCACATATTCTACATCGATTACACTTAATATCGTGATTTAATTACTTCACTGTATGTGATTAGGCTAATATATATTGATGATTACAGGTGGCAAAGACATTTGACTTCAGCCTAACTGGGGCTTCATCAAGATCTTGTAAATATGTCTTGAACACTCTTGTGCAGGTACTATTCACTCTATGAATATCTATGTGGTCAGCAAACATTAGATGTTCGACGTTCAGTCTGTGCCTTGCTTACAACTCTTGTGACGGTGTATACTATTCAACAGATATTTCAAAATAAGACTCTAGCTCATGCTGTCAAGGAGAGTACTCTTAATAATCTAATTACTGAGCTTCTGCTTTGGCTTTTGGACGAACGAGTCCCTCACATGCATGAAGGTGACCAACTATTGAAAGCTTTGAATGTGTTGATGCTTAAGATCCTGGTAAATCATGCTAGCCTCCAGTGTTTTGTATATTTTTTTAATTTCTCTACAAACCTGTTCTAAATAAAATAATTACAGGATCATGCTGACCGAACGTCATCCTTTGTGGTCCTTCTCAATCTTTTACCCCCATTGGACTCTTCAAGATGGCCTGCGCCATCATCAAATGAAGCCATTGCCGTTAGGAACCAGAAGTTTTCTGATCTAGTGGTCAAATGTTTGATCAAATTAACAAAAGTAAGAATGTTTATCTCAACTAAATGTGCATGCGTgtttttcaactttttgtttAATTGGCATCTGAGATGTATTATCCTGTATTACATCCAATTACTGTCTCGAGTCATGAGTTGCCGTCGGTTGCCATATTGTTGAACTGAATGAGCTAAGTTGGGAAGTGGTACACTGGTACACTATGAATCTACAATTCCTGATATGTTTGAAGTCGTTGCTGTTTCTTGATATAATCCATATATGATGCTGGGATCAAATAGTTTGGCTCATTGTCTGTTGGGGGGGTAGAGGGGTTTAGGAGAGGATGGTGTGGCTCTAAATTCATTTTGTATCTGCTTTATTAATTCCTCTCATCCCGTTCTCATTTCTCGGTTCACTTTATCATTATTTGTAGATGATACTCCCCCCTTACcctgcaatttgcgggagccattgaggcactggggttatgttgttgttgttgatactCATGAATGCCTAAAACTCCGTCCAGTGGCCAGAGAATTTCGCCCATTGAGTTTCACATCTGTCCCCGTTAGCAACCATTATTCTTTGTCCCCTCCTGCACGACCATACCGTGCCGGGGACAAAGTCACACCTGGCTTACTGCCAGTGTATCAGATGTAGGGCCACACTGGAGGGAACATATGACTACCGAAATCTCCCCCTCCAAATATTACTAGGCCTAGGTTGCTAGGCAGAATGGTGGATGATGTGTTGTGACTAGACTTGGAaaacctgacccgacccgaatgacCCGATGCGATGAGGCTGACCCGGATTGACCAAACCCGGAAGTGACCTGAAATGACCCAATTGACCCAAAATGACCAGAGATGACTTAATTAAGACAAAattcgacccgaaatgacccgacccgaatgacCCATTTGTCAGGTCTAGTTGTGACGAGTGACGACTGGGTTGAGTGTTCGGCATGGAGAAAGTTTGTGGCTGTGAGAAGGTTATGCTAATCACCTAGTGCTGTTTTGTTACTTCTTATGCTAATTGTACAAGATATGGGCTTTAAGATTTTTACCTTCCTTTTCAACCCTTCTATATTCTTCACCTGTCTTCTTTATAGTTTTTTCGTTTCTGTTTTGGCTTTAAGCCACAACTGGATAGGAAGTTTGTGGCTTTGGGAAGGTTATGAGGTATAGTGGACTACCTAGAGCTGTTTCGTTTCTCGTTCTGCTAATCATACAAAATATGGGCTCTAAGAATTGTACATTCCTTTTCAGTCCTATTTTTGTCGCCTGGCCTTCTCCCTTATACCTTCTCCTATTGTGTTGCGGCACTGTGCTCCTTGTTGATTATTTATTGGCTATTCTGATCTTAGGTTCTTCAAAGTACCATTCATGAGGTAGACCTTGATCGCATTCTTCAAAGCATCCACGTATACCTGCAAGAATTGGGTATGGATGAAATAAGGAGAAGGTAACTTCTGAGCTTAATGTCAGATTCCACAATCTTTTCTTTTTTGAGCATCATCGGATTTACCTTTATCCTGTTCCATATGACTGACTGAGTCATTTTCTGTGTTTTTCTTGCCTCATCCTTGAAGAGCTGGGGCTGATGACAAGCCGTTGCGTATGGTTAAAACTGTTCTACACGAACTTGTAAAGCTTCAGGGTACAGCAATTAAAGGTCATCTCTCTATGGTTCCAATAGATGCGGAACCTCAACCGATTATTCTCGCATACATTGATTTGAATCTTCAGGTAATGGCAGATAACTATGTGCAAGTATCTAATTCTTACTCCCTCCGTTcttgtcatttgtttacctattccatttatgggtgtctcattcatttgtttaccttcctATATTGGGAATTGTTTTGAAGGGTAATTTGGTCATCCACATAACCCATTGTCCACCTGTCACTCAATTACAACACCCCACAATTGGTCCCCTCCCctctccttggtctttgtgccaaaaccaaaggtaaataaatgaccggggcggagggagtatttttttacTCGTTAGTTTTCATTTCTAGATGGACTCTAAGACTCATTATGTTTTGGTGTGGATATGATGGAACAAAGCTCAATGACTCAATAAAGTGATTGCACTTATTTTAATTGGGAAGTAGCAGTCATTGAGTTCGATCCCGACACAATTTCACGTTCTTCGGAAACATCTCCTTTCATGATGTCGTTGGCATTGCTGTTTAAGCCAGTATGGTTGTTTTGTTGATCTTCTTGCTCTTTCTTTAGTCTACGTTGTCGTCAGTCCTTTTAATCAAGTTTTTTAATAGACTTTGGCAGCAGCTAGGATGCTCACTCCTACTGGACCTGTTGGTCAAACTCATTGGGGTGATTCAACAGCTAATAATTCATCTTCTACCAATCACTCTGCGGATGCCCAGTTGAAGGTAACACTTGACTAAATATGACGCAATCTTTTGGTGTCTATATTTTGTGTATAGTAGTATGTAGCTGATCTCCTATTCATTATTTTGGCTCCTGTATTGTACTTGCAGCAAGAACTCGCCGCAATTTTCAAGAAAATTGGAGATAAGCAAACATGCAGTATTGGTCTTTATGAACTTTACCGAATTACACAACTATATCCCAAGGTAAAGTATGCATATGACCTACTAAAAATCTCTCTTTAAATGTTCTACTTGGCTGTGGGCAGTCTTGCCACTCTCTGAAAATGCTTTATTTCATGGTATTGGTTTGAGGATTGATCTCAAAATCGATCATATCGGCCTAGTCTCGGTGATTAGGCTTATAAATGCGGCCGATACCACCTCAGTGTGGTATTTGTAAATTGTAACCGTcaattttcataactcggtcttaaTTCTTAATGTGTATTGTGAGTCTGTCACCAACATTTAAAATAACATGGCATGAACCGCTAGACAGTCCTAAATTTTCTTTTTGTAAAGTCTGTCATTAATATTTACGGTCATGTATGTACAGGTTGATATCTTTTCTCAGCTCCAAAATGCAAGTGAAGCATTCCGAACATATATAAGAGATGGGCTAGCCCAGGTATATACAGATACCTATAGTGCTCGATGCCTACATCTTCCTTAAAGTAACAGAGCTGTATTGAACATTTGATATTTTTCTGCAGATGGAAAAGAATGCTGCTGCTGGCAAGACACCTTCAAGTGTCCCATTATCGACTCCTCCTCCAGCTTCCTTGACTCTTCCTTCCCAGAAAGTGGCTCCCTTACTCCATGTAAATACAAACTCTCTAAATGATACAAAATCACAGAATAGTAGAGTCGAGCCTACAAATGTTACATTACCCTCATCCCTTAGTGAAGACGATAGAATGGGCACTGCCGCTACCAGAGGTCCGGGTTTTGACCACCAGCAGGTTCTAATTGACCAAACAAATGAGAGATTGCCTTCGGGAGGTAATTTATTCGTGTTTTTATTTTCTGCACTTGTAAAGTTGTAGACCTAACGAAACAGACCCGACTGGAGACCACCAAGGTCCAAGGGCACCAACAAGTTCTAGCATATTTAGTTATTTACATGATGAATGACAATACCTTAAAAATCTAACTTGAAGTTATTTGACTCGGATCTGAAGGACCCAATCCAAACAGACCCAATAATACAGAGTAATAACATATCCAAAATCGACCTAACCTGATTGATATATCCCGACCTGACTCAACCTGAATGACCtgtttttttacatttacactagtTTCAGCTAACCTCTGGAATTTCGCGTAACAGCAGTACCCACTGGAATAGATGCCATCAGAGAAAGGTTGAAAAGCATCCAGTTAGGTGCAGCAGGTATCAACCCAGATTCTGACAGTAAGCCGTTACCAACGAATGGCAACGTAACTCATAATCAAGTTAACCATGAGCCCGATGATATTGATGCCGAAAACCCTGTTCAAAGCGGGTCCCATCCTGTGGATGAAAAAGCATTAACAGGGTTGCAAGCGCGGATGCAGAGGCTTAAGAGTGGATCATTCGAACATCTATAGAGAAAAGGACATAGTGATGCTAGAAGTCGATTTTTTAAGGACAATTTCCAGATGCTCAAATATGGTAAATATGAATGGTCCAATTTAAATGAAGCTTCGACTTTAAAACTTCGCTTCTGAAGGCTAATGGCGGCTATGTGACTAGAGATAATGGACTGATGAATTCATTCATCGAGCCAAGGATTTGTCCAAGCGATTGTCGTATTGACAACTTTTATCCCTTTTTAATCTACTTTCAAGGTTTGTTTGCTATGGATTTATCGAGGGCCCTAGATATTGTCATTTGTATATGATAGTCGATTGACAAGTTCGTTTGTGAGATGTATTATTGGTTGTAATCCAGTTAAAATTTTGTCTCCATTTTACTACATTTTTATCTTTGATTTAATGATAATTTGTTGACCAGTATATACCTGAAAACAGTGTTTTTGAGGTATTGGAAGTTAATTCATGGGGCAATTTGTTACtacggagtatttttttttggtttaccCGCAATGGGAAAAACTGAGGTGGTTTAGAAAGAAATAAACATTTGGGTCGGTTCAATTCGAGCCGGGTCATTTTCATGTTTATAAGAGAATTAGAGTCATTTCGAGTTTACAAGAACTCAGGTTCATTTCGAGTTCGGAGCATTTTCGTGTTATTATTTATCAAGTTCATTAGGAATAACCGTTAATTTGCCATAATAAATATTCGGGTTGGGTCATATACGTTTGATTAATGTTGGGATATATAAACTAACATtgttagagaaagagagattGAACTAGTTTATAACCAAGAGGCTACTCCTCTTATGGCTAATTGGTTTTAGAATGGAACCTCCCTTGTATTGTCAAGTGTCCGTCTCTCCTCCGTTTGGGTGTGGTCCGACCCGGTTGCATATTCTACAATTAATTCAGGTTATAGATCATGTTACGTTCTTCAATTCAGATGTCGGATCGGATACGGATAAGGTCTAGCCGTCTAGACCATGCTGGGTTCTTCAATTCAGGTGTCGGATCGGATACGGATAAGGTCATTTGAGTCGGGTCAATTTCATCAAGTCCACTAAGTCAGACAGCATAAAAAAAAAGTTCTACAGTGGGCTCCACTATTTCAAGAAATGTTCAACAAGTTGCGCGTGAAATTGAAGACTTGTCTATCTTTTGTGTTCATCACAATTAGCAGTTCGTCTCGTTCGTCTCATTAGAGACGGATATTATCAGTCTATacctatagacggatagtgtccttCACACAAATAAAAATGGGTAATGCAAGTGGGGTATCCATTTCCCATCCACTTGCACTACTCACTTTCATTTGTGAGAGggatactatccgtctataggtatagtgtccgtctataatgagaatttgtgcgcACTTAATTACCAACAATTCTAGCTTTGTTACTCTAATACGCAATTATTTCAAACAAACCAATATTTAAACCTTAATTCCCAATTTTAGTTTTAGTTAATTATCATAGTTAATTACTTGACTTACTTCTATTAATTccatttttcttcaatttttcacATAAAAATTCAACTACAACTGTGAGAATTTTTGTGGGTAAGAAGAattaattgaaaaacaaaaagggtTTTGAAAAAAAATGGCTTCAATTATGGTTTTAGTGATTG
This sequence is a window from Silene latifolia isolate original U9 population chromosome 8, ASM4854445v1, whole genome shotgun sequence. Protein-coding genes within it:
- the LOC141596059 gene encoding protein MOR1-like isoform X1, whose product is MSTEDEKLLKESKKLPWEDRLFHKNWKVRNDANIDLAALCDSISDPKDARLREFGHYFKKAVSDSNAPAQDKALDALISYLKAADADVGRYAKEVCDAVVAKCLTGRPKTVEKAQAVFMLWIELEAAEAFLDAMEKAIKNKVAKAVVPAIDVMFQALSEFGSKVVPPKRILKMLPELFDHQDQNVRASSKGLTLELCRWIGKDPVKSILFEKMRDTMKKELEAELVNVVGGAKPTRKIRSEQDKEPEPEAVIEAAGNGPVEESTSDAPQEIDEYELVDPVDILTPLEKSGFWDGVKATKWSERKEGVAELTKLASTKKIAPGDFTEVCRTLKKLITDVNIAVAVEAIQAIGNLASGLRAHFSGSSRFLLPVLLEKLKEKKPTLTDALSQTLQAMYKSGCLNLADIVDDIKTAVKNKVPLVRSSTLTWLTSCLETSNKSVIQKVHKDYVPICMECLQDGTPEVRDAAFSALTAIAKSVGMRPLERSLEKLDDVRRKKLNDMIGCSGSGAPGGGSSGTVQTSGAVSEPTGTSFVRKSAASMLSGKKPAQAAPSNKKGTSVKPTASKKGDGAGQQKSMKTAEPEDVEPSEMSLDEIESRISSLIQGDTISQLKSTAWKERLEAISSLKEQVEGIQELDKSVEILIRLLCAVPGWSDKNVQVQQQTIEVISYIATTATKFPKKCVVLCLLGLSERVADIKTRVQAMKCLTIFSEAVGPGFIFDRLYKVMKEHKNPKVLSEGISWMVSAVEDFGVSYLNLKALIDFCKETGLQSSAAATRNATIKLIGILHKFVGPDIKGFLTDVKPALLSTLDAEYEKNPYEGPAAPKKTVKASDSSATPAGGADGLPREDISSKITPTLLKNIESPDWKTRLESIEAVQKILEEANKRIQPTGTGELFGALKGRLSDSNKKLVMEALSTIGGIAYAMGPAVEKASKGILSDVLKCLSDNKKQMRECVLANLDLWHAAAHLDKMIPYITAALSEPKLGAEGRKDLFDWLSRQLSALNDFPDAVHLLKPVSVAITDKSADVRKAAEACLGEIFKACGPELVTKNLRDIQGPAFALVAEKLKAYGAVPDLYDSTQISTTASLPKSNSRVGKAASNAPGDRATKHGPKSVSSRSIQTRSSRAESVMSVHDISIQNQPLLNVKDSNKEDRERMVVRRFKFEEPRLEQIQDLESWVMRYFREDLSKRLLSADFKKQVDGIEMLHRALPSVGKDIIEVLDILLRWFVLRICESNTTCLLKVLEFLPELLEVMKSEGYALTEAEAAIFLPCFVEKSGHNIEKLREKMRELTKRIISVYSAAKLFPYVVEGLRSKNNRTRIECADLVGFLLEHHGSEISGQLKSLQIVASLTAERDGEIRKAALNSLATGYKILGEDVWRFVGKLTDAQRSMIDEKFKSKARDMDRRKEGRPGDTRAALRRSVRDNGIDVAEQSGEVSRSIAGPVFAGESYTHPDLHIERSQLPRAVAGVSCPTNWNEALDIIAYGTPEQSVEGMKFVCHELLAQATNDPEGSAIDDIVKDADRLVSILAIKVAKTFDFSLTGASSRSCKYVLNTLVQIFQNKTLAHAVKESTLNNLITELLLWLLDERVPHMHEGDQLLKALNVLMLKILDHADRTSSFVVLLNLLPPLDSSRWPAPSSNEAIAVRNQKFSDLVVKCLIKLTKVLQSTIHEVDLDRILQSIHVYLQELGMDEIRRRAGADDKPLRMVKTVLHELVKLQGTAIKGHLSMVPIDAEPQPIILAYIDLNLQTLAAARMLTPTGPVGQTHWGDSTANNSSSTNHSADAQLKQELAAIFKKIGDKQTCSIGLYELYRITQLYPKVDIFSQLQNASEAFRTYIRDGLAQMEKNAAAGKTPSSVPLSTPPPASLTLPSQKVAPLLHVNTNSLNDTKSQNSRVEPTNVTLPSSLSEDDRMGTAATRGPGFDHQQVLIDQTNERLPSGAVPTGIDAIRERLKSIQLGAAGINPDSDSKPLPTNGNVTHNQVNHEPDDIDAENPVQSGSHPVDEKALTGLQARMQRLKSGSFEHL